A window of Daphnia pulicaria isolate SC F1-1A chromosome 10, SC_F0-13Bv2, whole genome shotgun sequence contains these coding sequences:
- the LOC124313949 gene encoding DENN domain-containing protein Crag-like isoform X4, translating into MEDKQIADYFVVAGFTDKSMPLEDFSFDGNQLKSTYDQAPITDITVIIPSLGEGIPPGFTCIEYTPTGLTADLNYGSIRSPEVFLCYRRGRERPPLFDIGVLYQGKEQLMSDAEVVLSTPYGRAANVNNSANQHTYVTYRRAPDTAPCNDLVVSDICVVITSKGETPPHAYCMIKKNLNKGMLGADVYLCYKKSMNKPRHIAYRPGIQARFPEEDIPHNPMPDSVPLFCLPMGATLEWWPINAATPKPVFSTFVLTVSDAAEKIYGSAVTFYERYPEEKMTKEQKAWLDMDDVDDGSTEKDYTVNTIKSICILSHYPFFDTFEKFLRYLHKVAHSGPYPVPLERYITHFMYDVPFPSPQRPRILIQLSATDRIALAQLEDLPLPRRGASFKSMLLNLGPDGCLQLLLLALTEQKILIHSLRPDVLTATAEALATSIFPFKWQCPYIPLCPLGLSDVLSAPLPYLIGVDSRFFDMYDPPAEVSCVDLDTNTISISEEKKTLLTVKLLPKKAARTLRATLQYLYEKIYSTFWSERGKRGDDVDSSLDRDFKIKKKELLLELEIQEAFLKFMASILRGYRSYLLPITKAPTVGATDPNSLFDLQGFLRSRDKAYVKFYALMMKTQMFIRFIEERSFVSDMDSSLAFFDECSDKTDLDDGDIKLLELDDSHHSERTVFVTPPEPVGLPSNVTYTYQQFGTLNAALMQRPLDESLFDPSAVGSSTKPRSSSGNMCGSSLPPPSSPLARRTKHEIKNSQKFAKKYAETPMLWAKCLLNTCFSIWFIHLPSHILTSNSKVTTLRSAYAILVAMQKLRVLPADEVCYRVMMQLCGVLGQPVLAVKVLFEMKRHGVQPNAITYGFYNKAVLEAHWSSDMANHSRLLWNKLRNVVTAAGLFRQAGRKAAQSRISQYSSTDEGDLASNSDGDGLSRTSVDSAQEGHHSAGVGGAPIVYRNSTVTSSQSDVGYSSMKEDGQANQNQKPKCSSQKDLPTAVKAEESVDICGSRATNNKTAKTVTAVIPVTVRLDFSQSNEFRTRVGSIVRKSANAVPHKSVDSAAGVLMSSLGSGGGALSPIEATELKAALDDAGHNISHPSPPQPKGATLPREKSAGTPMASGNSTPDASSQTKSSSQSASTASLFSPQNLNARKAEFLVGLNNLKSAASSVAKKIDEIKGAIGAGVTVTPSKLSGSGLLTESMDARGGSASGSGALLTVDGPADGSLETWSSWTAQWLRRASSADLVSQQYPATGSATPSEWSTTDGQASSNIKGLPSWTETSAQLDRLCASMRFPNGGRRQRLGEELPIAIEVIMTSCSKCHNCSSILYDEEIMAGWTPEDSNLNSRCQHCKKLLVPFLTTHLHDYRSHPPLVVQQMISNLTPGVSQESVISSSHSRNGSDGGEKPAKEDEAVSKQAKAEKNPPTPLVAPAMFGPISVPYLSPLVLRRELEGILEQEGDVCLTQASFVDQHSIIYWNMLWYFERVGLMSHMAALILRANLGLNETNNNNDSEAANVTCRINPSWSSADEKNISVKTKWDNTKLHDELGPPCYALWQQTYEQHSPLVSALVTDNQSFPRSFLDELLRGIQYNDMLRPLKQLSSELIKRKTVTGIARHHGIYRELLFLSFVAIGRENIDQIAFDREYRLAYDRLDAQSMATLGKVDSPPSIASVFCRHFFRQLEL; encoded by the exons ATGGAAGACAAACAGATAGCTGACTACTTTGTGGTGGCTGGGTTTACAGACAAATCTATGCCATTAGAAGATTTCTCATTTGACGGGAATCAGCTCAAATCTACCTATGATCAGGCACCAATCACAGACATTACTGTCATTATACCTTCTCTGGGTGAAGGCATTCCACCTGGTTTTACTTGCATTGAATATACTCCAACTG GTTTGACAGCTGATCTTAATTATGGAAGCATAAGAAGCCCTGAAGTTTTTCTGTGTTATCGTAGGGGTCGTGAACGCCCACCTTTATTTGATATTGG GGTATTATACCAAGGGAAGGAACAACTGATGTCGGATGCAGAAGTTGTCTTGTCTACACCGTACGGAAGGGCTGCTAATGTAAATAACTCAGCCAATCAGCACACCTATGTAACTTATAGAAGAGCACCAGATACAGCCCCATGCAATGATCTTGTAGTCTCTGATATTTGCGTCGTCATTACCAGCAAAGGCGAAACGCCTCCACATGCTTACtgcatgataaaaaaaaacctcaacAAGGGAATG ttgGGTGCGGATGTCTACCTTTGCTACAAGAAGTCGATGAACAAACCACGCCATATAGCTTATAGACCTG GCATCCAAGCACGTTTCCCTGAAGAGGATATTCCTCACAACCCAATGCCGGATTCCGTTCCGTTGTTTTGTTTACCAATGGGCGCGACCCTAGAATGGTGGCCGATCAATGCTGCTACTCCCAAACCAGTGTTTTCCACCTTTGTCTTGACTGTATCAGATGCAGCAGAAAAa atatacGGTTCAGCAGTCACATTTTATGAACGGTATCCAGAGGAGAAAATGACTAAGGAACAAAAAGCCTGGCTTGATATGGATGATGTAGACGATGGATCTACTGAAAAAGACTATACCGTCAATACTATTAAATCCATCTGCATTTTGTCACATTACCCGTTTTTCgatacatttgaaaaatttctacgATATCTGCACAAGGTGGCTCATTCTGGGCCTTACCCAGTTCCGCTTGAAAG GTACATAACGCATTTCATGTACGACGTTCCGTTTCCATCACCACAACGTCCGCGCATCCTCATTCAACTGTCAGCTACCGACCGGATTGCACTGGCTCAGTTAGAAGACCTCCCGCTTCCTCGACG TGGAGCAAGCTTCAAGAGTATGTTGCTTAATTTGGGACCGGATGGCTGTCTTCAGCTATTACTTTTGGCCTTGACGGAACAGAAGATCTTGATTCATTCGTTACGGCCGGATGTTTTGACAGCAACGGCGGAAGCTCTCGCTACG AGTATATTTCCGTTCAAGTGGCAGTGCCCTTACATCCCATTGTGCCCTCTTGGACTTAGTGATGTCTTAAGTGCGCCACTTCCTTATCTCATCGGCGTAGATTCTCGTTTCTTTGATATGTACGACCCACCAGCCGAGGTCAGCTGTGTCGATCTTGATACGAACACCATTTCAAT ATcggaagagaagaaaactttACTTACGGTGAAGTTGCTGCCAAAGAAAGCCGCTCGAACACTACGAGCTACGCTCCAGTACCTCTACGAAAAGATTTATTCAACTTTTTGGAGTGAAAGGGGCAAGCGTGGAGACGATGTCGATTCTTCGTTAGATCgggatttcaaaattaaaaagaaagag CTGTTACTGGAATTGGAAATCCAAGAGGCCTTTCTTAAATTCATGGCATCTATTCTACGTGGCTATCGTTCCTATTTGTTACCCATCACCAAAGCGCCAACTGTGGGTGCAACAGATCCCAACTCTCTGTTTGACCTACAGGGATTTTTACGCTCTCGAGACAAAGCCTACGTGAAATTCTACGCCCTTATGATGAAAACGCAAATGTTTATCCGCTTCATTGAAGAGCGTTCTTTTGTCTCGGACATGGATTCCAGCCTAGCCTTTTTCGACGAATGCTCGGATAAA ACTGATTTGGATGATGGGGACATTAAACTACTTGAGCTTGATGATTCACATCACAGTGAACGAACGGTTTTTGTCACACCCCCAGAACCGGTGGGTCTTCCATCCAATGTAACATACACATATCAGCAATTCGGCACCTTGAATGCAGCTTTGATGCAACGGCCTTTGGATGAATCACTATTTGATCCGTCGGCAGTCGGTAGTAGCACGAAGCCGCGATCAAGCAGCGGGAATATGTGCGGTTCCTCTTTACCTCCTCCTAGCAGCCCCTTAGCTCGACGAACAaaacatgaaataaaaaattcccaaaagtTTGCCAAAAAGTATGCTGAGACACCAATGTTGTGGGCGAAATGTCTGCTTAATACTTGCTTCAG TATTTGGTTCATTCACCTCCCAAGTCATATCCTTACATCGAATTCCAAAGTGACAACCTTAAGATCCGCTTACGCCATCCTAGTGGCCATGCAGAAGCTCCGTGTCCTTCCGGCTGACGAAGTTTGCTATCGAGTGATGATGCAACTTTGTGGTGTTTTAGGTCAACCTGTTTTGGCAGTAAAAGTTCTCTTTGAAATGAAACGACATGGTGTGCAACCGAATGCCATTACCTACGGCTTCTACAACAAAGCCGTCCTTGAGGCACATTGGTCTTCAGACATGGCGAACCACAGCAGGCTACTTTGGAATAAGTTACGAAATGTTGTCACCGCGGCCGGACTATTCCGTCAAGCAGGAAGAAAAGCGGCCCAGAGTAGAATTTCACAGTATTCTTCGACGGACGAAGGCGATCTAGCTTCCAATTCGGATGGTGACGGCCTGTCTAGGACATCCGTTGATTCAGCCCAAGAAGGCCACCATTCAGCCGGAGTCGGAGGAGCTCCCATCGTTTATCGCAACAGCACAGTTACCA GTAGTCAATCAGACGTTGGGTACAGTTCCATGAAAGAAGATGGTCAGgctaatcaaaatcaaaagccCAAGTGTTCAAGCCAGAAAGACCTGCCAACTGCTGTCAAGG CTGAGGAGTCGGTTGATATTTGTGGTTCCCGTGCGACCAATAACAAAACGGCCAAAACGGTCACAGCAGTCATACCGGTGACCGTTCGACTGGATTTTTCCCAGTCGAATGAGTTCCGGACCCGAGTGGGGAGCATCGTCAGAAAATCTGCCAACGCCGTTCCTCATAAAAGTG TTGACAGTGCGGCGGGCGTTCTGATGAGCAGCCTCGGTAGTGGTGGCGGAGCCCTTAGTCCCATCGAAGCCACCGAACTCAAAGCAGCGTTGGACGATGCCGGACACAACATTTCCCATCCGTCACCACCGCAACCCAAAGGAGCAACTCTTCCTCGGGAGAAAAGTGCCGGGACACCTATGGCGTCTGGTAACTCAACACCAGACGCTTCTAGTCAGACTAAGTCGAGTTCTCAAAGTGCATCGACAgcgtctttattcag tccGCAGAACCTGAACGCAAGGAAAGCGGAATTTCTAGTTGGCCTGAACAACCTCAAGTCGGCTGCCTCAAGTGTAGCAAAGAAGATTGATGAGATCAAAGGCGCCATTGGAGCTGGAGTGACTGTTACCCCATCGAAACTTTCTGGTTCTGGATT ATTGACTGAGTCCATGGATGCACGTGGCGGATCAGCTAGTGGCAGTGGGGCTCTGCTGACGGTCGATGGACCCGCAGACGGTTCATTAGAGACCTGGAGTTCTTGGACGGCTCAGTGGCTACGCCGGGCATCCTCGGCTGATCTAGTTTCACAACAGTATCCGGCCACTGGCTCAGCTACTCCTTCTGAATGGTCTACTACCGATGGGCAAGCCAGTTCTAACATAA AGGGATTGCCATCATGGACAGAAACTAGCGCCCAGTTAGACAGATTGTGTGCCTCGATGCGTTTTCCAAATGGTGGTAGACGGCAGCGTCTCGGTGAAGAATTGCCTATTGCCATTGAGGTGATCATGACGAGCTGCTCAAAATGTCACAATTGCTCTTCTATCCTTTACGACGAAGAGATCATGGCTGGATGGACCCCAGAAGATTCGAATCTTAACTCTAG GTGTCAACATTGCAAAAAGCTGTTGGTACCTTTCCTTACTACCCATCTACACGACTACCGCTCCCATCCTCCATTAGTGGTTCAACAAATGATTTCCAACTTAACACCAGGTGTAAGCCAAGAAAGCGTCATTTCATCATCACATTCTCGGAATGGCAGTGATGGAGGTGAAAAACCGGCTAAAGAGGATGAAGCTGTTTCCAAACAGGCAAAGGCTGAAAAGAACCCCCCGACTCCTCTCGTTGCTCCGGCAATGTTTGGACCTATCAGCGTCCCGTACCTGAGTCCTTTGGTTCTACGAAGGGAGTTGGAAGGTATTCTTGAACAGGAAGGGGACGTCTGCTTGACTCAAGCCAGCTTTGTCGATCAGCACTCGATCATTTATTGGAATATG CTGTGGTACTTTGAGCGCGTCGGTTTAATGTCCCATATGGCTGCACTTATATTGCGTGCCAACCTGGGACTTAATGAgaccaataataataatgatagcGAGGCCGCCAACGTCACATGCCGTATCAACCCTTCGTGGTCTTCTGCAGACGAGAAAAACATTTCCGTTAAGACGAAGTGGGATAATACCAAATTGCATGACGAG CTTGGTCCTCCCTGCTATGCCCTGTGGCAACAGACTTACGAACAGCATTCGCCGTTGGTTAGCGCCCTAGTTACCGACAATCAATCGTTTCCGCGAAG tttcctcGATGAGTTGTTGCGCGGAATTCAGTATAACGATATGCTCCGACCCCTCAAGCAGCTTTCTTCGGAATTGATAAAGCGCAAAACAGTAACGGGAATTGCTCGACATCACGGCATCTATCGCGAACTGCTCTTCCTTTCGTTTGTCGCCATCGGGCGAGAAAACATTGATCAAA TCGCATTTGATCGAGAATACCGTCTAGCTTACGACCGCCTTGACGCCCAGTCCATGGCTACGCTTGGCAAAGTTGACAGTCCCCCGTCCATTGCTTCGGTCTTTTGTCGCCACTTTTTCCGGCAACtagaattgtaa
- the LOC124313949 gene encoding DENN domain-containing protein Crag-like isoform X2, translating into MEDKQIADYFVVAGFTDKSMPLEDFSFDGNQLKSTYDQAPITDITVIIPSLGEGIPPGFTCIEYTPTGLTADLNYGSIRSPEVFLCYRRGRERPPLFDIGVLYQGKEQLMSDAEVVLSTPYGRAANVNNSANQHTYVTYRRAPDTAPCNDLVVSDICVVITSKGETPPHAYCMIKKNLNKGMLGADVYLCYKKSMNKPRHIAYRPGIQARFPEEDIPHNPMPDSVPLFCLPMGATLEWWPINAATPKPVFSTFVLTVSDAAEKIYGSAVTFYERYPEEKMTKEQKAWLDMDDVDDGSTEKDYTVNTIKSICILSHYPFFDTFEKFLRYLHKVAHSGPYPVPLERYITHFMYDVPFPSPQRPRILIQLSATDRIALAQLEDLPLPRRGASFKSMLLNLGPDGCLQLLLLALTEQKILIHSLRPDVLTATAEALATSIFPFKWQCPYIPLCPLGLSDVLSAPLPYLIGVDSRFFDMYDPPAEVSCVDLDTNTISISEEKKTLLTVKLLPKKAARTLRATLQYLYEKIYSTFWSERGKRGDDVDSSLDRDFKIKKKELLLELEIQEAFLKFMASILRGYRSYLLPITKAPTVGATDPNSLFDLQGFLRSRDKAYVKFYALMMKTQMFIRFIEERSFVSDMDSSLAFFDECSDKTDLDDGDIKLLELDDSHHSERTVFVTPPEPVGLPSNVTYTYQQFGTLNAALMQRPLDESLFDPSAVGSSTKPRSSSGNMCGSSLPPPSSPLARRTKHEIKNSQKFAKKYAETPMLWAKCLLNTCFSIWFIHLPSHILTSNSKVTTLRSAYAILVAMQKLRVLPADEVCYRVMMQLCGVLGQPVLAVKVLFEMKRHGVQPNAITYGFYNKAVLEAHWSSDMANHSRLLWNKLRNVVTAAGLFRQAGRKAAQSRISQYSSTDEGDLASNSDGDGLSRTSVDSAQEGHHSAGVGGAPIVYRNSTVTSSQSDVGYSSMKEDGQANQNQKPKCSSQKDLPTAVKAEESVDICGSRATNNKTAKTVTAVIPVTVRLDFSQSNEFRTRVGSIVRKSANAVPHKSVDSAAGVLMSSLGSGGGALSPIEATELKAALDDAGHNISHPSPPQPKGATLPREKSAGTPMASGNSTPDASSQTKSSSQSASTASLFRSASLRLGGMFVSPLEGHFSPAKTALADRLQWARSSIRKKLDMGGQQETPQSTTPKRKEQVQNEKIEVKSQESAIPVESSQLATCNGSGLNHVDEKDSAPHLINGDVEVASKNSHSDDKPGPTCSPERHTLTHGDPLGALDVITEVAKSTPVSAEVSPLKPFVLPDPSVRLFTSSHSTSSSGSSTEDSDDDSDDDSSEESESEEESDHSNDKSSASSRYAGARWSLRKPEFRVNLGAQVLGTALNSLSPQNLNARKAEFLVGLNNLKSAASSVAKKIDEIKGAIGAGVTVTPSKLSGSGLLTESMDARGGSASGSGALLTVDGPADGSLETWSSWTAQWLRRASSADLVSQQYPATGSATPSEWSTTDGQASSNIKGLPSWTETSAQLDRLCASMRFPNGGRRQRLGEELPIAIEVIMTSCSKCHNCSSILYDEEIMAGWTPEDSNLNSRCQHCKKLLVPFLTTHLHDYRSHPPLVVQQMISNLTPGVSQESVISSSHSRNGSDGGEKPAKEDEAVSKQAKAEKNPPTPLVAPAMFGPISVPYLSPLVLRRELEGILEQEGDVCLTQASFVDQHSIIYWNMLWYFERVGLMSHMAALILRANLGLNETNNNNDSEAANVTCRINPSWSSADEKNISVKTKWDNTKLHDELGPPCYALWQQTYEQHSPLVSALVTDNQSFPRSFLDELLRGIQYNDMLRPLKQLSSELIKRKTVTGIARHHGIYRELLFLSFVAIGRENIDQIAFDREYRLAYDRLDAQSMATLGKVDSPPSIASVFCRHFFRQLEL; encoded by the exons ATGGAAGACAAACAGATAGCTGACTACTTTGTGGTGGCTGGGTTTACAGACAAATCTATGCCATTAGAAGATTTCTCATTTGACGGGAATCAGCTCAAATCTACCTATGATCAGGCACCAATCACAGACATTACTGTCATTATACCTTCTCTGGGTGAAGGCATTCCACCTGGTTTTACTTGCATTGAATATACTCCAACTG GTTTGACAGCTGATCTTAATTATGGAAGCATAAGAAGCCCTGAAGTTTTTCTGTGTTATCGTAGGGGTCGTGAACGCCCACCTTTATTTGATATTGG GGTATTATACCAAGGGAAGGAACAACTGATGTCGGATGCAGAAGTTGTCTTGTCTACACCGTACGGAAGGGCTGCTAATGTAAATAACTCAGCCAATCAGCACACCTATGTAACTTATAGAAGAGCACCAGATACAGCCCCATGCAATGATCTTGTAGTCTCTGATATTTGCGTCGTCATTACCAGCAAAGGCGAAACGCCTCCACATGCTTACtgcatgataaaaaaaaacctcaacAAGGGAATG ttgGGTGCGGATGTCTACCTTTGCTACAAGAAGTCGATGAACAAACCACGCCATATAGCTTATAGACCTG GCATCCAAGCACGTTTCCCTGAAGAGGATATTCCTCACAACCCAATGCCGGATTCCGTTCCGTTGTTTTGTTTACCAATGGGCGCGACCCTAGAATGGTGGCCGATCAATGCTGCTACTCCCAAACCAGTGTTTTCCACCTTTGTCTTGACTGTATCAGATGCAGCAGAAAAa atatacGGTTCAGCAGTCACATTTTATGAACGGTATCCAGAGGAGAAAATGACTAAGGAACAAAAAGCCTGGCTTGATATGGATGATGTAGACGATGGATCTACTGAAAAAGACTATACCGTCAATACTATTAAATCCATCTGCATTTTGTCACATTACCCGTTTTTCgatacatttgaaaaatttctacgATATCTGCACAAGGTGGCTCATTCTGGGCCTTACCCAGTTCCGCTTGAAAG GTACATAACGCATTTCATGTACGACGTTCCGTTTCCATCACCACAACGTCCGCGCATCCTCATTCAACTGTCAGCTACCGACCGGATTGCACTGGCTCAGTTAGAAGACCTCCCGCTTCCTCGACG TGGAGCAAGCTTCAAGAGTATGTTGCTTAATTTGGGACCGGATGGCTGTCTTCAGCTATTACTTTTGGCCTTGACGGAACAGAAGATCTTGATTCATTCGTTACGGCCGGATGTTTTGACAGCAACGGCGGAAGCTCTCGCTACG AGTATATTTCCGTTCAAGTGGCAGTGCCCTTACATCCCATTGTGCCCTCTTGGACTTAGTGATGTCTTAAGTGCGCCACTTCCTTATCTCATCGGCGTAGATTCTCGTTTCTTTGATATGTACGACCCACCAGCCGAGGTCAGCTGTGTCGATCTTGATACGAACACCATTTCAAT ATcggaagagaagaaaactttACTTACGGTGAAGTTGCTGCCAAAGAAAGCCGCTCGAACACTACGAGCTACGCTCCAGTACCTCTACGAAAAGATTTATTCAACTTTTTGGAGTGAAAGGGGCAAGCGTGGAGACGATGTCGATTCTTCGTTAGATCgggatttcaaaattaaaaagaaagag CTGTTACTGGAATTGGAAATCCAAGAGGCCTTTCTTAAATTCATGGCATCTATTCTACGTGGCTATCGTTCCTATTTGTTACCCATCACCAAAGCGCCAACTGTGGGTGCAACAGATCCCAACTCTCTGTTTGACCTACAGGGATTTTTACGCTCTCGAGACAAAGCCTACGTGAAATTCTACGCCCTTATGATGAAAACGCAAATGTTTATCCGCTTCATTGAAGAGCGTTCTTTTGTCTCGGACATGGATTCCAGCCTAGCCTTTTTCGACGAATGCTCGGATAAA ACTGATTTGGATGATGGGGACATTAAACTACTTGAGCTTGATGATTCACATCACAGTGAACGAACGGTTTTTGTCACACCCCCAGAACCGGTGGGTCTTCCATCCAATGTAACATACACATATCAGCAATTCGGCACCTTGAATGCAGCTTTGATGCAACGGCCTTTGGATGAATCACTATTTGATCCGTCGGCAGTCGGTAGTAGCACGAAGCCGCGATCAAGCAGCGGGAATATGTGCGGTTCCTCTTTACCTCCTCCTAGCAGCCCCTTAGCTCGACGAACAaaacatgaaataaaaaattcccaaaagtTTGCCAAAAAGTATGCTGAGACACCAATGTTGTGGGCGAAATGTCTGCTTAATACTTGCTTCAG TATTTGGTTCATTCACCTCCCAAGTCATATCCTTACATCGAATTCCAAAGTGACAACCTTAAGATCCGCTTACGCCATCCTAGTGGCCATGCAGAAGCTCCGTGTCCTTCCGGCTGACGAAGTTTGCTATCGAGTGATGATGCAACTTTGTGGTGTTTTAGGTCAACCTGTTTTGGCAGTAAAAGTTCTCTTTGAAATGAAACGACATGGTGTGCAACCGAATGCCATTACCTACGGCTTCTACAACAAAGCCGTCCTTGAGGCACATTGGTCTTCAGACATGGCGAACCACAGCAGGCTACTTTGGAATAAGTTACGAAATGTTGTCACCGCGGCCGGACTATTCCGTCAAGCAGGAAGAAAAGCGGCCCAGAGTAGAATTTCACAGTATTCTTCGACGGACGAAGGCGATCTAGCTTCCAATTCGGATGGTGACGGCCTGTCTAGGACATCCGTTGATTCAGCCCAAGAAGGCCACCATTCAGCCGGAGTCGGAGGAGCTCCCATCGTTTATCGCAACAGCACAGTTACCA GTAGTCAATCAGACGTTGGGTACAGTTCCATGAAAGAAGATGGTCAGgctaatcaaaatcaaaagccCAAGTGTTCAAGCCAGAAAGACCTGCCAACTGCTGTCAAGG CTGAGGAGTCGGTTGATATTTGTGGTTCCCGTGCGACCAATAACAAAACGGCCAAAACGGTCACAGCAGTCATACCGGTGACCGTTCGACTGGATTTTTCCCAGTCGAATGAGTTCCGGACCCGAGTGGGGAGCATCGTCAGAAAATCTGCCAACGCCGTTCCTCATAAAAGTG TTGACAGTGCGGCGGGCGTTCTGATGAGCAGCCTCGGTAGTGGTGGCGGAGCCCTTAGTCCCATCGAAGCCACCGAACTCAAAGCAGCGTTGGACGATGCCGGACACAACATTTCCCATCCGTCACCACCGCAACCCAAAGGAGCAACTCTTCCTCGGGAGAAAAGTGCCGGGACACCTATGGCGTCTGGTAACTCAACACCAGACGCTTCTAGTCAGACTAAGTCGAGTTCTCAAAGTGCATCGACAgcgtctttattcag ATCGGCTAGCCTTCGCTTGGGCGGGATGTTTGTTTCGCCATTGGAAGGACATTTTAGTCCTGCTAAAACTGCCTTGGCTGATCGATTGCAATGGGCGCGCAGTAGCATtcgtaaaaaactggatatgggAGGCCAGCAAGAGACGCCACAGTCAACAACACCGAAACGAAAGGAACAAGtgcaaaatgagaaaattgaaGTCAAATCTCAGGAATCGGCCATCCCCGTTGAAAGTAGTCAACTAGCTACTTGCAATGGTAGTGGCCTTAATCACGTTGACGAAAAGGACAGTGCCCCTCATTTAATCAATGGAGATGTAGAAGTTGCCTCAAAAAATTCTCATTCCGATGACAAACCCGGACCAACTTGTAGTCCCGAACGGCACACACTCACTCATGGAGATCCTCTCGGCGCACTGGATGTCATAACAGAAGTCGCGAAATCGACACCCGTCTCCGCAGAAGTGTCTCCTCTGAAGCCCTTTGTGTTGCCAGATCCAAGTGTTCGACTCTTCACCAGTAGCCATAGCACTAGTAGCAGCGGTAGCAGCACAGAAGATAGTGATGACGACAGTGACGACGACAGCAGTGAAGAGTCCGAATCGGAAGAAGAATCGGATCACTCGAACGACAAATCATCAGCCTCCAG TCGCTACGCAGGAGCACGTTGGAGTCTGCGAAAACCGGAATTCCGAGTCAACTTGGGCGCTCAAGTTTTGGGCACGGCCCTGAATTCTCTCAG tccGCAGAACCTGAACGCAAGGAAAGCGGAATTTCTAGTTGGCCTGAACAACCTCAAGTCGGCTGCCTCAAGTGTAGCAAAGAAGATTGATGAGATCAAAGGCGCCATTGGAGCTGGAGTGACTGTTACCCCATCGAAACTTTCTGGTTCTGGATT ATTGACTGAGTCCATGGATGCACGTGGCGGATCAGCTAGTGGCAGTGGGGCTCTGCTGACGGTCGATGGACCCGCAGACGGTTCATTAGAGACCTGGAGTTCTTGGACGGCTCAGTGGCTACGCCGGGCATCCTCGGCTGATCTAGTTTCACAACAGTATCCGGCCACTGGCTCAGCTACTCCTTCTGAATGGTCTACTACCGATGGGCAAGCCAGTTCTAACATAA AGGGATTGCCATCATGGACAGAAACTAGCGCCCAGTTAGACAGATTGTGTGCCTCGATGCGTTTTCCAAATGGTGGTAGACGGCAGCGTCTCGGTGAAGAATTGCCTATTGCCATTGAGGTGATCATGACGAGCTGCTCAAAATGTCACAATTGCTCTTCTATCCTTTACGACGAAGAGATCATGGCTGGATGGACCCCAGAAGATTCGAATCTTAACTCTAG GTGTCAACATTGCAAAAAGCTGTTGGTACCTTTCCTTACTACCCATCTACACGACTACCGCTCCCATCCTCCATTAGTGGTTCAACAAATGATTTCCAACTTAACACCAGGTGTAAGCCAAGAAAGCGTCATTTCATCATCACATTCTCGGAATGGCAGTGATGGAGGTGAAAAACCGGCTAAAGAGGATGAAGCTGTTTCCAAACAGGCAAAGGCTGAAAAGAACCCCCCGACTCCTCTCGTTGCTCCGGCAATGTTTGGACCTATCAGCGTCCCGTACCTGAGTCCTTTGGTTCTACGAAGGGAGTTGGAAGGTATTCTTGAACAGGAAGGGGACGTCTGCTTGACTCAAGCCAGCTTTGTCGATCAGCACTCGATCATTTATTGGAATATG CTGTGGTACTTTGAGCGCGTCGGTTTAATGTCCCATATGGCTGCACTTATATTGCGTGCCAACCTGGGACTTAATGAgaccaataataataatgatagcGAGGCCGCCAACGTCACATGCCGTATCAACCCTTCGTGGTCTTCTGCAGACGAGAAAAACATTTCCGTTAAGACGAAGTGGGATAATACCAAATTGCATGACGAG CTTGGTCCTCCCTGCTATGCCCTGTGGCAACAGACTTACGAACAGCATTCGCCGTTGGTTAGCGCCCTAGTTACCGACAATCAATCGTTTCCGCGAAG tttcctcGATGAGTTGTTGCGCGGAATTCAGTATAACGATATGCTCCGACCCCTCAAGCAGCTTTCTTCGGAATTGATAAAGCGCAAAACAGTAACGGGAATTGCTCGACATCACGGCATCTATCGCGAACTGCTCTTCCTTTCGTTTGTCGCCATCGGGCGAGAAAACATTGATCAAA TCGCATTTGATCGAGAATACCGTCTAGCTTACGACCGCCTTGACGCCCAGTCCATGGCTACGCTTGGCAAAGTTGACAGTCCCCCGTCCATTGCTTCGGTCTTTTGTCGCCACTTTTTCCGGCAACtagaattgtaa